The genomic window AATTCTTCACCGAATATGGGAAAGAAAAGGGCATTGAACTCTATGGTCATATAGCCCAGGCTAAAACTCATCCCTGTGTTGCCTATGAAATATGTGAGACGATTTGGCCAGCGATGGGAATTTATAACTGGGGGATCAACCTGGAGAATATGCGAGCAACCAAGGCCAATGGTGGATTAGTTGATAGCGATGAAGCCAAGGCCGCCTTTAAGTGGTATGTAGATATGCTGCAGTGGGCACCTCCTGGAGTTAAAACCTATACCTGGGATGAAACTGCTGCAACCTTTGGTGCTGGTAAGGTAGCCCAAGGGATTATCTACCTTGAAAATCTCGGTTGGTGGTCAGATCCAGCCCAGTCTGAAGTGGCTGGAAAAATTAGTGTTGCATTGCCGCCAGTCACCGAAAAAGCTTTAGCCGATGCCAAATCAGGTGCAGGCTATATTGGATACTATGATGGTGGAGCATTAGGTATCCCTCATAGCTCAAAGAATAAAGAAGCAGCTTGGTTGTTTGCTCAGTGGGTTGCTCGTAAAGAGTGGCAGGGTGAATTTGCTAAGCTGGGAACCAGAGTAGTGAGAAATTCAACTTTTGAAGATCCAATTGTCATAGAATTGGATCCACAGATGGGTAATTATTTCACCTTCCTCAAAGAACAAGGTCCACTCTTCAGGGGTGCTCCTGCGCTGCCAATGCATAGACCGCTAAATGACCTTTACCTCAAATGGGTATCCAAAGCAGTAGCTGGAGAAATTTCTCCTGATGAAGCGCTCGATAATTTAGCCAAAGAAACCGACGAGCTCATGGAAGAACTGGGTTACTAATAGCGGAGGATCAATTGAGAGGAAAACAGAAACAGGTGTGGGGTCTTTTGACCCCCACCCTCATTTTATTGATTTTTCTCGGAGTCGTCCCAATAATTTATATTTTGTATTTGAGTGTTTATAAATATAATGTGTTTTCTAAGGTAGGAATGGTTTATACCGGTTTTAATAATTTTCGAAAACTGGTATTTGATCCGGATTTTTTAAAGTCCTTACGACTGGGGCTTACCTACGTTATCCTCTGTGTAGCCATTGAACTTCCTCTTGGTTTAGCTTTTGCAAATCTTCTCACTTATGAATATAAAGGGAAGGGAATATTTCGAACTATCATGACTCTTCCTTTGGCTATGGCTCCTATAAGTATTGGAGCGATATGGGTGCTTATGACCAATCCCGATTTTGGTCCTTTGGCAGTCTATTTGCGAAATATTGGCATTGATTTTAATATCGGTAACAATGCCAATCAAGCTTTTATAGCTACGATATTGATGGATATCTGGCATTGGACTCCTTTTGTTACTCTTACCTTTATGGCAGGCTTATCGTCTCTTCCCAAGCAACCTTTTGAAGCAGCATTGGTTGATGGGGCTACTAAATCGCAAACTCTCCGTTATATTACCTTACCCCTATTACGCCCAGTTCTTTTTACTACTCTCTTTATCAGGATTATGGATACTTTCCGAGTTTTCGATGAAGTATGGATGCTTACCAGCGGCGGACCAGGGACTGCAACTCGCTATGTCAGCATCCATGTGGTTCGTGAAGTTCTCCAATCAATGAATTACGGCTATAGCTCAGCAATGTCACTTTTTTTGCTTTATTTAACCATTGTGGTTTGTTGGCTCCTTATAACCTTTATTAATGTTTCACAGGAGAGTGGCTAAATGAAAGCATCAACCAAGAAAACCACCCGACTTTTTTTCATATATTTGATTTCTATTTTGATAGCCATTGCAACGCTTTTCCCGATTTATTGGCTTTTTGTGGTATCAGCTCGTACCAAAGTGGAAATATTCGCTGGCCCTAAGCTTTTCCAAACCAGTTTTTATGCGGTTAATTACATTAGGCCTTTTTTGCATGATGTTTTTGGGAAATATCTACTCAATTCCCTCATAATCGCCAGTGGGAATACCCTTTTAGTGGTAACCTTTGCGGTCCTTTCCACTTACGCTTTTTCCCGGTTTCGAGTTCCAGGATCGAGCAATATTTTTTTCTGGACGATTACCAACCGAATGGCCCCTCCGGCAGTTTTTATTGTGCCCTATTTTTTAATATTTACCCGTTTGGGTTTGAGAGATACCCAAATTGGTATTATTCTTCTTTATTGTATTTTTAATCTTCCTTTTGCTATTTGGCTTTTAAAGGGGATGATGGACGCAATACCCCGGGAAATGGATGAAGCAGCCTATATTGATGGTTGTACCTTCTGGGGGGTTTTAACTAAAGTGATACTCCCCCTGGCTCGTCCAGGAATAATGACAACTGCAATTCTGACCTGGATATTTGCTTGGAATGAATATCTATTTGCATCAATTCTTACCAGTGTGAATGCTCGAACGATTACAACTGGTTTGGCTTCTTTTGTTACAGTTATTGGGACCAACTGGGGAGAAATGGCAGCGGTTTCTATGGTTTGTTTGATTCCTGCCGTCATTTTCATTGGAATTGCTCAAAGGCATATAGTTGCTGGTCTTACTTTCGGTGCGGTTAAGGATTAGGTGGAAAAATATGAGAATATTCCCTTTTAAAACCAACTTATGGGATCGAATTTTTTTAAGTATTGTTATTATGTTTGCCGTTCATTTATTCTGGGTTCGTTTTATTGAAACCTATGCTCCTTTATCAATTGCAACAGTGGGAACACTGGTATTTACGGCTTTTGTGATAATTTTTGGGTAGATTAGGATAGACCTTCATGCCACTTTCATGGCACCAGATGAGGATGAAAATAGTTATCTGAATCCTTCATTTCGAGGAGTCCAACCGTTTTTTTTGGTTGGACGACGAGGCAATCTCATTTAGTTTTTTTTAAAATAAATAAAAGATGAGATCCTCACGCCCTTGTAAAGCGAGGGCTCAGGATGAAACCTGCGGCGTCAGATGAGATCTTCACGCTCTTAGATACTGAGGGGGAGAGTGAGCGAGGGGGTGAATGAAAAAAGTATTAAAGGATAAAAGAAAAAATTAAAAGATGAGATCCTCACGCGGGAAAGCACCGCTCAGGATGAAGCTTTTTTAAAAATCTTTGGTAGGGGCTTGATTTATCAAGCTTATAGATGAATTTTTAGAATTGAGGAAGGGAAGATGAATACAAAAAAAGGGAGGTTATTTGACCTCCCTTTTTTTTTGGTTATAAAATTTATTCCTGAAAATGAAATTAAGCGTTGTGCCAATAGGTATCAAAACCCAGATATTTATCAAAAGCTTCATACAAAATGTTAGCAGAATGAGCTAGGTTGATGGCGGCATGATGCTCAAAGCCGTTTTCACAGAGAAACGCCAAGAGGTCTTGCAGATCTTCGATTTCGACAACACCAATTCCTCCAAAGGTGGGGAACTTGTCAGCGGTAATGTTTCCTTCGGCAAGATAACCAGTAATGGAACCGGTGATATCATCAGTAGCAAGGCGGGCAATGGTAACTGGCCCAGACGGAATAGTACCATAGCAGGTTCCATAGGCTTGCTCTTTTGATACTGCAGAAGTGGAGATTATATCACCGAATCCCATGCGAAAATCTTCTAAGCAGGATTTAGGATAATTACTGCAGTGGAATAGAATGGCTTTGTCGGGGTCATCATCAACATTATTATTCCAGTCAACCAAGGCTGATGGCTTTTGAGAAGCAAGTTGAAGAGCATACATTGCCAGTCCTCCAGTTAAATCGACTTCACAGGCGGCTGGAATCAAATTATCGCTGAACATGCTCATCACCGCACAAGGCATGATTCCAAAATTTTCTTGGATAGAGGACCAGCATTGAAAAGCAAAAAGTTTTACACCGGTTTCTTTGATCCATTCGTTTACGACTAACCAAAGCTTAGCCATTTTGACCAGTGGAGCATCAGGAATTCCTGAAGTGTTGATGTAATTGTGGATGTCTTTTACTTTGTTAGCCACTTTTTTATCGGAATCTTTAAGTTTCTCAACTCGAGCTAAAACTTCTGAAAGGTCGATAACTTCAACCGAAATGCCAGAACTCTCAAGTATTTTTTCTGAATAGCGAACAGTATTAAAAGCGTTTGGCCGAGCTCCTATGGCACCTGCTTTTAAATTCTTGAAACCACTAACTATTCTCGATACCCCAGCAAAAGCGGCAATATCTTCTTTAAAAATTACCGAATCCGGACTCTCAGTGTGCTCGCTGGTAAGGGTAAAAGGAATATTGTACTGTCTTAAATTATTGCAGATTGATAACTTTCCGCAGAAACTGTCTCGACGGCTTTTGACATCAAGAGCTGAGGTTTTGTCGGGGAAAGCATGGATTAATACCGGAACATTCAATCCAGAATGACGAATAGCGTCGGCAATGGCCTTTTCTTCACCGAAATTTGGTAGGGTAACGACAATACCCGATATTTTTTTTCGGTTTTCATCAAAGAGAGCAGCACATTTCTGGGCATCTTCCCAGGTTTGAACCGCACCATGCTTGGTATCTTCGGGTGAAAGGACAACAACATCATAACCCCATTTTTTAAGCTGAGATA from Candidatus Atribacteria bacterium ADurb.Bin276 includes these protein-coding regions:
- a CDS encoding hypothetical protein (L-fucose isomerase, C-terminal domain), which encodes MKQTLGLVVGSRGFFPEWLVKEGREIILSQLKKWGYDVVVLSPEDTKHGAVQTWEDAQKCAALFDENRKKISGIVVTLPNFGEEKAIADAIRHSGLNVPVLIHAFPDKTSALDVKSRRDSFCGKLSICNNLRQYNIPFTLTSEHTESPDSVIFKEDIAAFAGVSRIVSGFKNLKAGAIGARPNAFNTVRYSEKILESSGISVEVIDLSEVLARVEKLKDSDKKVANKVKDIHNYINTSGIPDAPLVKMAKLWLVVNEWIKETGVKLFAFQCWSSIQENFGIMPCAVMSMFSDNLIPAACEVDLTGGLAMYALQLASQKPSALVDWNNNVDDDPDKAILFHCSNYPKSCLEDFRMGFGDIISTSAVSKEQAYGTCYGTIPSGPVTIARLATDDITGSITGYLAEGNITADKFPTFGGIGVVEIEDLQDLLAFLCENGFEHHAAINLAHSANILYEAFDKYLGFDTYWHNA
- the sugB_7 gene encoding Trehalose transport system permease protein SugB, translating into MKASTKKTTRLFFIYLISILIAIATLFPIYWLFVVSARTKVEIFAGPKLFQTSFYAVNYIRPFLHDVFGKYLLNSLIIASGNTLLVVTFAVLSTYAFSRFRVPGSSNIFFWTITNRMAPPAVFIVPYFLIFTRLGLRDTQIGIILLYCIFNLPFAIWLLKGMMDAIPREMDEAAYIDGCTFWGVLTKVILPLARPGIMTTAILTWIFAWNEYLFASILTSVNARTITTGLASFVTVIGTNWGEMAAVSMVCLIPAVIFIGIAQRHIVAGLTFGAVKD
- the ugpA gene encoding sn-glycerol-3-phosphate transport system permease protein UgpA, with product MRGKQKQVWGLLTPTLILLIFLGVVPIIYILYLSVYKYNVFSKVGMVYTGFNNFRKLVFDPDFLKSLRLGLTYVILCVAIELPLGLAFANLLTYEYKGKGIFRTIMTLPLAMAPISIGAIWVLMTNPDFGPLAVYLRNIGIDFNIGNNANQAFIATILMDIWHWTPFVTLTFMAGLSSLPKQPFEAALVDGATKSQTLRYITLPLLRPVLFTTLFIRIMDTFRVFDEVWMLTSGGPGTATRYVSIHVVREVLQSMNYGYSSAMSLFLLYLTIVVCWLLITFINVSQESG
- a CDS encoding Bacterial extracellular solute-binding protein, which encodes MKKALVLFVSLLVLTLFTTAFAETMVSNPDWWKKAGEPYKGVTIKGISESTPPSKAAMEVAAPQFEELTGIKVVFEVTSWDEMYNKAIQDMQTGSGIYDFVYVEQDIVYSYLPQNWLTNLTPFMNNPAITDPGFDLADFTSFIDNFKDREGNIYGIPFEAFLKSYVYRTDLFGEPEIQAAYKAKYNKDLAVPTNWEDYTNIAKFFTEYGKEKGIELYGHIAQAKTHPCVAYEICETIWPAMGIYNWGINLENMRATKANGGLVDSDEAKAAFKWYVDMLQWAPPGVKTYTWDETAATFGAGKVAQGIIYLENLGWWSDPAQSEVAGKISVALPPVTEKALADAKSGAGYIGYYDGGALGIPHSSKNKEAAWLFAQWVARKEWQGEFAKLGTRVVRNSTFEDPIVIELDPQMGNYFTFLKEQGPLFRGAPALPMHRPLNDLYLKWVSKAVAGEISPDEALDNLAKETDELMEELGY